A single region of the Bacteroides luhongzhouii genome encodes:
- a CDS encoding SGNH/GDSL hydrolase family protein has product MKKFFITVVLSLSCVLSVSAQKQMEASTLNLIGKPFESTPNPYHRVDTLVYKGFNRTENRQLRCSAGMAVLFKTNTRNIQITTKWGYVYSSHSTMPISYKGYDLYIKNANGRWQYAASGSLKAYKGEKTETFTLIENMDGTMHECMMYMPMYSEVISCKIGIDDDAVIEPLKSDFRHRIVVYGSSFTQGVSTDRSGMSYPMQFMRNTGLQVVSLATSGRCLMQPYMLDVLAEVKADAFIFDTFSNPDAELIRERLMPFIDRLIAVHPATPLIFQRTIYRERRSFDTVLDAKERAKAATVEELFAKILTNPKYKDVYLITPDASDAHETSVDGTHPSSYGYALWAKSIETPVIEILSKYGIK; this is encoded by the coding sequence ATGAAGAAGTTTTTCATAACGGTTGTTCTGTCGCTTTCGTGTGTATTGTCGGTTTCGGCACAAAAACAGATGGAGGCATCAACGCTTAACCTGATAGGTAAGCCGTTTGAATCGACTCCCAATCCGTATCATAGAGTCGATACATTGGTTTATAAAGGTTTTAACAGAACAGAGAATCGACAACTCCGTTGTTCTGCCGGTATGGCTGTATTGTTTAAAACGAACACACGTAATATACAGATTACGACAAAGTGGGGGTATGTATATTCGAGCCATTCAACCATGCCGATCTCTTATAAAGGATATGATCTTTATATCAAAAATGCAAACGGTAGATGGCAGTATGCGGCAAGCGGTTCATTGAAAGCGTATAAGGGCGAGAAAACCGAGACATTCACGCTCATTGAGAATATGGATGGTACGATGCACGAATGTATGATGTATATGCCAATGTATTCGGAGGTCATTTCTTGCAAGATAGGGATAGATGACGATGCTGTTATCGAACCGTTGAAGTCCGATTTTCGTCATAGGATAGTGGTATATGGCTCTTCATTTACGCAAGGAGTAAGCACGGATCGATCCGGCATGAGTTATCCCATGCAATTTATGCGAAATACAGGTCTTCAAGTCGTGTCGCTCGCAACAAGCGGACGTTGTCTGATGCAGCCTTATATGCTCGACGTTCTTGCGGAAGTCAAGGCTGATGCCTTTATATTCGATACATTTTCAAATCCTGACGCAGAACTGATAAGAGAGCGCCTGATGCCGTTTATAGATCGGCTTATAGCGGTACATCCGGCTACTCCGTTGATATTTCAGCGTACTATCTATCGCGAACGACGTTCATTCGATACAGTTCTTGATGCGAAAGAACGGGCTAAGGCGGCAACCGTAGAGGAGTTGTTTGCAAAAATCCTCACGAACCCGAAATATAAAGACGTTTATCTGATTACGCCTGATGCTTCCGATGCGCATGAGACATCGGTCGATGGAACTCATCCAAGTAGTTATGGATATGCACTTTGGGCGAAGTCAATAGAGACTCCGGTAATAGAAATTTTAAGTAAATATGGTATAAAATGA
- a CDS encoding mannitol dehydrogenase family protein gives MKTFNYNRAEIKAGIVHFGVGNFHRAHLEAYTNLLLEDPAQRCWGVFGAMIMPTDGVLFNALKKDDGIYQLTTCSPSGEQDSMLIGSLVELAWGEIDSEPIIAKIASEEIKIISLTITEGGYKVDFNQSRSVFWYVAEGLKRRMAKDLPITILSCDNMQMNGNAAKCAFMSYFEAKYPEVAAWAKKKVTFPNSMVDRITPVTKPGKGTDVCCEDFIQWVIEDNFIAGRPAWEKVGVTFTHDVTPYEIMKLSLLNASHTLLSYPAYMEGFRKVDAVMADERYRAMIKLFMNRDVTPYVPVPEGVDLEAYKAQLIERFSNKAISDQVSRLCGDGIAKFAVYVVPILKQMLQDGKDISIEAFLIAVYCKYLIGARTESGENIAISEPHITPADRKLISGGSPAEFLKISPFVSLGLDKYPVFMEKYEQFYAMRVAEGLKVLLQ, from the coding sequence ATGAAGACTTTTAATTATAATCGTGCTGAAATAAAGGCTGGAATAGTACATTTCGGCGTTGGAAACTTCCATCGAGCACATCTTGAAGCTTACACAAATCTTTTACTTGAAGATCCGGCACAAAGATGCTGGGGAGTATTCGGAGCCATGATTATGCCTACGGACGGGGTATTGTTCAACGCCCTCAAGAAAGACGACGGCATATATCAGTTGACGACATGCAGCCCTTCCGGCGAACAGGATAGCATGCTGATTGGTTCGCTTGTAGAACTTGCATGGGGGGAAATAGATAGTGAGCCTATCATCGCAAAAATAGCATCGGAGGAGATAAAAATCATCTCTCTCACCATTACCGAAGGGGGATATAAGGTCGATTTTAACCAGTCGCGTAGTGTGTTTTGGTATGTAGCCGAAGGACTTAAACGTCGGATGGCGAAGGATCTACCGATCACTATTCTTTCGTGTGACAACATGCAAATGAACGGTAACGCTGCCAAATGTGCGTTTATGTCATACTTCGAAGCGAAATATCCTGAGGTGGCAGCGTGGGCGAAAAAGAAAGTGACGTTCCCGAATTCGATGGTGGACCGAATCACTCCCGTAACAAAACCGGGTAAGGGCACTGATGTGTGTTGTGAAGACTTTATACAATGGGTGATTGAAGATAATTTCATTGCAGGCCGTCCTGCATGGGAGAAAGTAGGAGTTACATTCACCCATGATGTGACTCCGTATGAAATCATGAAATTAAGTCTTCTCAATGCGTCACATACCCTTCTTTCTTATCCTGCCTATATGGAAGGATTCAGGAAGGTCGATGCTGTAATGGCAGACGAGAGGTATCGTGCAATGATAAAGCTGTTTATGAATAGGGACGTTACTCCTTATGTTCCGGTTCCTGAGGGCGTTGACCTTGAAGCGTATAAAGCCCAGCTTATCGAACGATTTTCAAACAAGGCGATCAGCGATCAGGTATCACGGCTTTGCGGCGATGGTATTGCTAAGTTTGCCGTTTATGTAGTACCCATACTCAAACAGATGTTGCAGGATGGGAAGGATATTTCGATAGAGGCTTTCCTGATAGCTGTTTATTGCAAATACTTGATAGGTGCGCGCACCGAGTCCGGTGAAAATATAGCTATCTCCGAACCTCACATCACCCCGGCGGACAGGAAGTTGATTTCCGGAGGATCACCGGCCGAGTTCTTGAAGATATCACCTTTTGTGTCATTGGGACTGGACAAATATCCTGTGTTTATGGAAAAGTATGAGCAGTTTTATGCCATGCGGGTAGCGGAAGGGTTGAAGGTCTTATTACAGTAA
- a CDS encoding zinc-dependent alcohol dehydrogenase, with amino-acid sequence MRQAVLVEPKHIEFREVEAPKASDLKGHQVLLNIKRIGICGSEIHSYHGCHPATFYPVVQGHEYSAVVVATGTEVTICKAGDVVTARPQLVCGKCKPCQRGEYNICEELRVQAFQANGAAQDFFVVDDDRIAVLPKGMSLDYGAMIEPVAVAAHATMRGGDLKGKNVVVSGAGTIGNLVAQFAKARGAKRVLITDVSDFRLEIARKCGIVDTLNVAKTPLKEGAKRLFGDEDFQAAFEVAGVESSIRSLMECIEKGSTIVVVAVFGKDPSLNMFYLGEHELKVNGTMMYRHEDYLTAIDQVSSGAIRLEPLISNHFPFEQYDEAYKFIDENSATSMKIIIKL; translated from the coding sequence ATGAGACAAGCGGTATTAGTAGAACCAAAACATATTGAATTTCGTGAGGTTGAGGCGCCTAAGGCGTCGGACCTGAAAGGACATCAGGTGCTTCTGAATATTAAGAGAATAGGTATTTGTGGAAGTGAGATACATTCTTATCACGGATGTCATCCGGCAACTTTCTATCCGGTAGTTCAGGGGCATGAATATTCGGCAGTGGTAGTCGCTACGGGGACGGAGGTTACGATCTGCAAGGCGGGTGACGTTGTCACCGCACGTCCGCAACTGGTGTGTGGGAAGTGCAAGCCTTGTCAGCGGGGAGAGTATAATATTTGTGAAGAACTAAGAGTGCAAGCCTTTCAGGCAAATGGAGCTGCGCAAGACTTTTTTGTGGTTGATGATGACAGGATTGCAGTGTTGCCTAAAGGTATGTCGCTTGATTATGGGGCTATGATAGAACCGGTGGCAGTGGCTGCGCACGCAACCATGCGTGGCGGGGACTTGAAAGGTAAGAATGTGGTTGTATCGGGTGCCGGAACGATCGGTAACCTCGTGGCGCAGTTCGCTAAGGCAAGAGGAGCCAAACGGGTTCTTATTACTGATGTAAGTGATTTCAGACTTGAAATCGCTCGTAAATGTGGTATAGTAGATACGCTCAATGTAGCTAAGACGCCGCTCAAAGAAGGAGCGAAGAGGCTTTTCGGGGATGAAGATTTTCAAGCTGCGTTTGAGGTTGCCGGAGTTGAGTCGAGCATTCGTTCGCTTATGGAGTGTATCGAAAAAGGGAGTACCATCGTTGTAGTGGCGGTATTTGGCAAGGATCCGTCGCTTAATATGTTCTATTTGGGAGAGCACGAACTGAAGGTGAACGGAACGATGATGTATCGCCATGAAGATTATCTTACGGCTATCGATCAGGTAAGTTCGGGAGCTATCCGTCTCGAACCGCTTATTTCAAATCATTTCCCGTTCGAGCAGTATGACGAGGCATATAAATTTATAGACGAGAATAGTGCAACATCCATGAAAATAATTATAAAACTATAA